One part of the Terrimicrobium sacchariphilum genome encodes these proteins:
- a CDS encoding FG-GAP repeat domain-containing protein, whose amino-acid sequence MRISSPLAILAVFSVAQSLIAQAPSPAPAPPKALIRNGGFELSRTREDLWDGVDAAGFLAGDREQVPVLMTSGTVADSSMPVSVQVADMNGDSLPDIVTMDPTGYMRIYFNQGTKTEPKFTTAEIVPIFLTRSWIPSPDRRGGVLPPTVRLAPRFALYDSQRSGKNDLYIGNYWGEVLFLKNDGSGAKPDFRQPSDINKIVVPTAKGSNTKWGNVFSPAVWDWNRDGKEDLLLGEGSYSANNIHLLINSGSPARPVFEETNRTVIAFGDGREQLSPTVVDYNGDGLPDLLVTERTGKIALHLNDGKPWKPGVELPFTSFLSAGGSTGTPISLGGISTITTGDLNGDGLFDIVVGKTNGRVAVIYNTGTKTEPKWGQPVELKGDAGTKPFRLPSGWDISYGLERGNFYGYMNVVTAADDPDANPPEGKACLKVGYVPSPNKVMAPPAANSYSGSLDPKVEHKKADPAGEDRAVEVMRVMPANTFLLRVYGVPLKVEKSYTISFKVKGSGLSGGQVMAAWNITRKLSDDRKIEGGSRGDVKIIRNVLEESGSIEAPFSAGPAWADVSKDFRLSVKDRKLNDPTTQSSGAIEIMFTLSPGAGTVYFDDFKLTEK is encoded by the coding sequence ATGCGCATCTCTTCCCCTCTGGCCATACTGGCGGTCTTTTCCGTCGCGCAGAGCCTCATCGCTCAAGCTCCCTCTCCCGCCCCGGCGCCTCCCAAGGCGCTGATTCGTAACGGCGGCTTCGAACTTTCCCGCACTCGCGAAGACCTCTGGGACGGCGTGGATGCCGCCGGCTTCCTCGCCGGGGATCGTGAGCAGGTGCCGGTCCTTATGACCAGCGGCACTGTGGCGGACAGCAGCATGCCGGTTTCCGTCCAGGTCGCCGACATGAATGGCGACAGCCTCCCCGACATCGTGACCATGGACCCGACCGGGTACATGCGCATCTATTTCAACCAGGGCACCAAGACAGAACCAAAGTTCACCACCGCCGAGATCGTCCCGATTTTTCTCACGCGCAGCTGGATTCCCTCGCCGGATCGCCGGGGCGGCGTACTGCCTCCCACCGTGCGCCTCGCTCCCCGCTTTGCCCTGTATGACAGCCAGCGCTCGGGCAAGAACGACCTCTATATCGGCAACTACTGGGGTGAAGTCCTCTTCCTGAAAAACGATGGTTCCGGCGCGAAGCCTGACTTTCGCCAGCCCTCCGATATCAACAAGATCGTCGTCCCGACTGCCAAGGGATCGAATACGAAGTGGGGCAACGTCTTTTCGCCCGCCGTATGGGATTGGAACCGCGATGGCAAGGAGGACCTCCTCCTCGGAGAAGGCTCCTACTCCGCCAATAATATCCATCTCCTGATCAACTCCGGCTCGCCCGCCCGTCCGGTCTTTGAGGAGACCAACCGCACCGTTATCGCCTTTGGCGACGGACGTGAGCAGCTCTCTCCCACCGTGGTGGATTACAATGGCGACGGCCTGCCCGATCTCCTCGTCACTGAGCGTACGGGCAAAATCGCCCTCCACCTGAATGACGGCAAGCCGTGGAAACCCGGTGTGGAGCTTCCGTTCACGTCGTTCCTCTCCGCTGGTGGCTCGACTGGTACCCCGATCTCTCTCGGTGGCATCTCGACCATCACTACAGGCGATCTCAACGGCGACGGTCTGTTCGACATCGTCGTGGGCAAGACCAATGGTCGCGTGGCTGTCATTTACAACACCGGCACCAAGACCGAGCCGAAGTGGGGCCAGCCCGTCGAACTCAAGGGCGACGCCGGCACCAAACCCTTCCGCCTCCCCAGCGGCTGGGATATCAGCTACGGCCTCGAACGCGGAAACTTTTACGGCTACATGAACGTCGTCACCGCTGCCGACGATCCGGACGCCAATCCGCCGGAAGGCAAGGCCTGCCTCAAGGTCGGTTATGTGCCGAGCCCCAACAAGGTCATGGCCCCACCGGCTGCGAATTCGTACTCCGGCTCCCTCGATCCAAAGGTTGAGCACAAGAAAGCTGATCCCGCGGGTGAGGACAGGGCGGTCGAGGTCATGCGTGTCATGCCGGCGAATACCTTTCTGCTTCGCGTCTACGGTGTGCCGCTCAAGGTGGAAAAATCCTACACGATTTCCTTCAAGGTCAAAGGCAGCGGCTTGAGTGGGGGGCAGGTCATGGCCGCCTGGAACATCACCCGCAAGCTGAGCGATGATCGCAAGATCGAAGGTGGCAGTCGTGGCGATGTGAAGATCATCCGCAACGTGCTCGAGGAATCCGGCAGCATAGAGGCGCCCTTTAGCGCTGGTCCGGCCTGGGCCGATGTCAGCAAGGACTTCCGCCTCTCGGTGAAGGACCGCAAGCTCAATGATCCCACCACCCAGTCTAGCGGGGCCATCGAGATCATGTTCACCCTCTCTCCGGGTGCTGGCACGGTGTACTTCGACGACTTCAAGCTGACCGAGAAATAG
- a CDS encoding APC family permease, protein MSEGKDNTALARNIGLFALIIYGVGDMIGAGIYGTIGVAAGKMGNAVWLAFVFSMIAALFTGLSYASLASRHPRAAGAAYVTERAFGWEFLSYVVGLAVVFSGLTSMAAGSRVFAQYLQPLVGLPPLWLLFLGFIGLLTLVNFIGIRECVWVNIVCTFVEVGGLLFVIWVSLPYFGSVDYLEVPASAGAISPGLVLSGAVLTFYAFVGFEDLLNLSEEVKNPQRNMPWGIVGAVACVTVVYILVSIAAVSVVPYSRLGDLSLGAPLAQITAVAAPWLPKNTYTFITLFAVANTALMNFIMGSRLMYGMAKQGLLPSALGTVHKSRRTPYVSILVLALMVSCLAFAGDIKDLASATSLLLLLVFALMNASLIVLKLRKGEQPGKFEIPLFIPILGCIVCFVLIGSRLASAGADPKAPLIALVLIVLISILYFIMRPDRSKLVGMD, encoded by the coding sequence ATGAGCGAGGGAAAGGACAATACCGCCCTGGCGCGGAATATCGGGCTCTTTGCGCTGATCATCTACGGCGTCGGCGATATGATCGGCGCCGGTATCTATGGCACCATCGGCGTCGCGGCGGGAAAGATGGGCAACGCTGTCTGGCTGGCTTTCGTATTTTCCATGATCGCGGCGCTCTTTACGGGCCTGTCCTATGCTTCCCTCGCTTCCCGGCACCCTCGTGCCGCCGGAGCGGCCTATGTCACTGAGCGGGCGTTTGGCTGGGAGTTTCTTTCCTACGTGGTTGGCCTGGCTGTTGTTTTCTCGGGCCTCACCTCCATGGCGGCCGGCAGTCGGGTTTTTGCGCAGTATCTTCAGCCGCTTGTCGGTCTGCCGCCACTCTGGCTGCTCTTCCTCGGCTTCATCGGGCTGCTTACGCTGGTGAACTTTATCGGCATCCGCGAATGCGTGTGGGTCAACATCGTCTGCACCTTTGTCGAGGTCGGCGGGTTGCTTTTTGTCATCTGGGTCAGCCTGCCGTATTTCGGCTCGGTCGATTACCTGGAGGTTCCCGCTTCCGCCGGGGCGATTTCGCCGGGTCTTGTCCTCTCGGGCGCGGTATTGACCTTTTACGCCTTTGTCGGCTTTGAGGATTTGCTGAACCTTTCGGAGGAAGTCAAAAACCCCCAGCGAAACATGCCCTGGGGCATCGTCGGCGCGGTGGCCTGCGTCACGGTAGTCTATATCCTGGTCAGCATCGCGGCGGTTTCCGTGGTTCCGTATTCCCGCCTCGGCGATCTGAGCCTCGGAGCTCCGCTCGCCCAGATCACTGCCGTGGCCGCTCCGTGGCTGCCAAAGAATACCTACACCTTCATCACCCTGTTCGCTGTGGCCAATACCGCGTTGATGAATTTCATCATGGGGTCCCGTCTCATGTACGGCATGGCAAAGCAGGGCCTCCTGCCCTCCGCTCTCGGCACCGTGCACAAATCCCGCCGCACTCCGTATGTCTCAATCCTCGTGCTGGCGCTCATGGTTTCCTGTCTCGCCTTCGCGGGGGACATCAAGGATCTTGCTTCCGCCACATCACTCCTCCTGCTCCTGGTTTTCGCCCTCATGAACGCCTCGCTCATCGTGCTGAAGCTCCGCAAGGGCGAGCAGCCCGGGAAGTTTGAGATTCCGCTCTTCATACCCATCCTCGGCTGCATCGTGTGCTTTGTCCTCATCGGCTCGCGCCTCGCCTCTGCCGGGGCCGACCCAAAAGCGCCCCTCATTGCCCTTGTCCTTATCGTCCTGATCAGCATTTTGTACTTCATCATGCGCCCCGACCGCTCGAAGTTGGTCGGTATGGACTGA